One region of Turicibacter bilis genomic DNA includes:
- a CDS encoding adenine phosphoribosyltransferase encodes MNLKDYVANVPNFPKEGIQFKDITPLMADGQAYSYATNQMVEFAKQQNAEVIVGPEARGFIFGCPVAHELKIGFAPVRKPGKLPRETVSFNYDLEYGSNTLCMHKDAIKPGQRVLIVDDLLATGGTVEATVKLIEQLGGVVVGCAFLIELEELNGRKTLENYEVLSLMKY; translated from the coding sequence ATGAATCTTAAAGATTATGTAGCAAATGTACCTAACTTTCCAAAAGAGGGTATTCAATTTAAAGATATTACACCGTTAATGGCGGATGGACAAGCTTATAGCTATGCGACAAATCAAATGGTTGAATTTGCAAAGCAACAAAACGCTGAAGTGATTGTAGGTCCAGAAGCTCGTGGATTTATTTTTGGATGCCCTGTTGCACATGAATTAAAAATCGGATTTGCGCCAGTTCGTAAACCAGGAAAATTACCTCGTGAAACAGTATCATTCAATTATGATTTAGAATATGGTTCAAATACATTATGCATGCACAAAGATGCCATTAAACCAGGACAACGCGTTTTAATTGTAGATGATTTATTAGCAACAGGTGGAACAGTTGAAGCAACAGTTAAGTTAATTGAACAACTTGGTGGTGTTGTTGTTGGATGTGCATTCTTAATTGAATTAGAAGAGTTAAATGGTCGCAAAACATTAGAAAATTATGAAGTTTTATCGTTAATGAAATACTAA
- the aspS gene encoding aspartate--tRNA ligase: MNRTHNNGELRLEHVGQVVELKGWVAKTRNLGGLVFIDLRDRYGITQLVANPENVSHEVLEAANKVRNEYVIAVKGTVAERQSKNPNMSTGDIEIILDELTIISEAEMTPLIIADETDALEDTRLKYRYLDLRRPVMQKNFILRHNILKSIRSYLDGNDFIEVETPYLNKSTPEGARDYLVPSRVHEGHFYALPQSPQIFKQLLMVSGFERYYQIARCFRDEDLRADRQPEFTQIDIETSFLTQEEIMNMIEEMLVKMMKDVKGLDVARPFPRLSYEEAMGRFGSDKPDTRFEMELIALNDVVANCGFSVFAQAVEAGNEVKALCVKGAAERFSRKDIDKLTDFVKKYKAKGLAWIKVVEEGFNGPIAKFFNEEEVANIKEATNAEVGDLLLFVADKKSVVADSLGALRLHLGKELGLIDESKFNFLWVIDWPLFEYDEEAGRFFAAHHPFTMPSLDTLDTFDTDSHNAKAQAYDIVLNGYELGGGSLRIYRPDVQSRMFETLGFTKEEAEEQFGFLMNAFKYGTPPHGGLALGLDRIAMILTGSQSLRDVIAFPKNASASCPMTEAPGTVTDAQLEELHIQLRK; the protein is encoded by the coding sequence ATGAATCGTACACATAATAATGGAGAATTAAGACTTGAACATGTAGGTCAAGTTGTTGAATTAAAAGGTTGGGTTGCTAAAACTCGTAACTTAGGTGGATTAGTTTTCATTGATTTACGCGACCGTTATGGAATTACTCAGTTAGTAGCTAATCCAGAAAACGTAAGTCATGAAGTTTTAGAAGCGGCAAACAAAGTACGTAATGAGTATGTAATCGCTGTTAAAGGAACAGTGGCTGAGCGTCAAAGTAAAAACCCTAATATGTCAACAGGAGATATTGAAATTATCTTAGATGAACTAACAATTATCTCTGAAGCAGAAATGACACCTTTAATTATTGCTGATGAAACTGATGCGTTAGAAGATACACGTTTAAAATATCGTTATTTAGATTTACGTCGTCCTGTGATGCAAAAGAACTTCATTTTACGTCACAACATCTTAAAATCAATTCGTAGCTATTTAGATGGAAATGATTTTATTGAAGTAGAAACGCCGTATTTAAATAAATCAACACCAGAAGGAGCACGCGACTATTTAGTTCCAAGTCGTGTCCATGAAGGTCATTTCTATGCTTTACCTCAATCACCACAAATCTTCAAACAGTTATTAATGGTTTCGGGATTTGAACGCTATTATCAAATCGCTCGTTGCTTCCGTGATGAAGATTTACGTGCGGATCGTCAGCCTGAATTCACTCAAATTGACATTGAGACATCATTCTTAACTCAAGAAGAAATCATGAATATGATTGAAGAGATGCTAGTTAAAATGATGAAAGACGTTAAAGGATTAGATGTTGCTCGTCCGTTCCCACGTTTAAGCTATGAAGAGGCGATGGGACGCTTTGGTTCAGATAAGCCAGATACACGTTTTGAAATGGAATTAATTGCTTTAAATGACGTTGTTGCTAATTGTGGCTTCTCAGTATTTGCACAGGCAGTTGAAGCTGGAAATGAAGTTAAAGCATTATGTGTTAAAGGAGCAGCAGAACGTTTTTCTCGTAAAGACATTGATAAATTAACAGACTTTGTTAAAAAATATAAAGCTAAAGGTTTAGCATGGATTAAAGTAGTGGAAGAAGGATTCAACGGTCCAATTGCTAAATTCTTCAATGAAGAAGAAGTTGCAAATATTAAAGAAGCAACAAATGCTGAAGTGGGAGACTTATTATTATTTGTTGCTGATAAAAAATCAGTCGTTGCAGATAGCTTAGGAGCATTACGTTTACATTTAGGAAAAGAATTAGGATTAATCGATGAATCTAAATTCAATTTCTTATGGGTGATTGATTGGCCACTATTCGAATATGATGAAGAGGCTGGACGATTCTTTGCTGCTCACCATCCATTCACAATGCCAAGCTTAGATACATTAGACACATTTGATACAGATTCTCACAATGCAAAAGCACAGGCTTATGATATTGTCTTAAATGGATACGAATTAGGTGGAGGATCATTACGTATTTATCGTCCAGATGTACAATCTCGTATGTTTGAAACATTAGGATTTACAAAAGAAGAAGCTGAAGAACAATTCGGATTCTTAATGAACGCATTTAAATATGGAACACCTCCACACGGTGGATTAGCGTTAGGATTAGACCGTATCGCCATGATCTTAACAGGATCTCAAAGCTTACGCGATGTTATTGCTTTCCCTAAAAATGCATCAGCATCATGCCCGATGACTGAAGCTCCTGGAACAGTAACAGACGCACAATTAGAAGAATTACATATTCAACTAAGAAAATAA
- a CDS encoding RelA/SpoT family protein: MYQLNGYEISIDHVLEQAKTYIKNPDSIAVIERAFELAFQKHKDQLRKSGEPYIIHPIEVAYILAKWQTGPRTIASGLLHDIIEDTEITKEEIAELFDDEIAEIVDGVTKLTKLKYKSKEKQQAENHRKMLLAMSKDIRVILVKLADRLHNIRTLKFLPPEKQCSIAHETMEIYVPIAHRLGMYRVKAELEDTSLRFLKPEDFYRIAQLIKQKKHEREQQIQEMEDEITAALAEYHIPFEIKGRIKNIYSVYKKMMTREKDFEEIYDLLAIRLIVNSVPECYSALGVIHAHFKPIPNRFKDYIAMPKPNMYQSLHTTIIGPNGNIFEVQIRTKEMDEIAEQGVAAHWAYKENRQITAKQEQQEIQDKLKWYETLIAYQEEVNDAEKLMKLVKDDIFNANVYVFTPNGDVFDFPPGSTPIDFAYRIHTNLGHKTTGAIVNGKIVTLNYQLKTGDIVEIKSSRNSFGPSEDWLNIVKTSQARHKIRQYFNRTKREEYTHKGEEMFLKELASKDLSLSSIDMQKLLGAYKKQSIEKLDELYYQIGRGRLVSKTILERYFADGKEVDDTELIQQINDAAKIKEEHRKKAKNRFGIIVDGLDNVDLRIGKCCHPVPGDPIVGYITKGSGITIHHAECHNAKIDGRIVPVEWDDEHSNSFNAKIKVTALDRKNVLGDIIQKLTVINANITELNALTSNDTIIINLSLSVRNIDQLVSVVNTIKRVKDVFSVERIIQ, translated from the coding sequence ATGTACCAATTAAACGGGTATGAAATATCAATTGATCATGTTTTAGAGCAAGCTAAAACGTATATTAAAAATCCAGATAGTATTGCGGTCATCGAACGTGCTTTTGAACTTGCCTTTCAAAAACATAAAGACCAATTGCGAAAATCAGGTGAACCTTATATTATTCATCCGATTGAGGTTGCTTATATTTTAGCTAAATGGCAAACAGGGCCTCGTACGATTGCCTCAGGACTATTACATGATATTATCGAAGACACAGAGATTACAAAAGAAGAAATTGCAGAATTATTTGATGATGAAATTGCAGAAATTGTTGACGGTGTAACGAAGCTAACGAAACTTAAATATAAATCAAAAGAAAAACAACAAGCAGAAAATCACCGTAAAATGTTACTAGCCATGAGTAAAGATATTCGTGTAATCCTAGTTAAATTAGCCGATCGTTTACACAACATCCGAACACTTAAATTTTTACCGCCTGAAAAGCAATGTTCGATTGCTCATGAAACGATGGAGATTTATGTTCCGATTGCCCATCGCTTAGGGATGTATCGTGTGAAAGCTGAGCTTGAGGATACTTCACTTCGCTTTTTGAAGCCAGAAGATTTTTATCGTATTGCCCAATTAATTAAGCAAAAGAAACATGAGCGTGAGCAACAAATTCAAGAAATGGAAGACGAAATTACGGCCGCTTTAGCGGAATATCATATTCCGTTTGAAATCAAAGGTCGTATTAAAAATATTTATAGCGTTTACAAAAAAATGATGACGCGAGAAAAAGACTTTGAAGAGATTTATGATTTATTAGCAATTCGCTTAATTGTTAATTCAGTTCCAGAATGTTATTCAGCTCTTGGAGTGATTCATGCGCACTTTAAACCTATCCCAAATCGTTTTAAAGATTATATTGCCATGCCAAAGCCAAATATGTATCAGTCATTACATACGACGATTATTGGTCCAAATGGAAATATATTTGAAGTACAAATTCGTACAAAAGAGATGGATGAAATTGCTGAACAAGGGGTTGCAGCACACTGGGCATATAAAGAAAATCGTCAAATTACGGCTAAACAAGAACAACAAGAAATTCAAGATAAATTAAAATGGTATGAAACATTAATTGCCTACCAAGAAGAAGTGAACGATGCTGAAAAATTAATGAAGCTTGTTAAAGATGACATTTTTAATGCCAATGTTTATGTGTTTACACCTAATGGTGATGTCTTTGACTTCCCTCCAGGATCAACACCAATTGATTTTGCTTATCGTATTCATACTAATTTAGGACATAAAACAACGGGTGCAATAGTTAATGGTAAAATCGTGACCTTAAATTATCAATTAAAAACGGGGGATATTGTTGAAATTAAATCCTCTCGTAATTCGTTCGGTCCGAGTGAAGATTGGTTAAATATTGTTAAAACCTCACAAGCACGCCATAAAATTCGTCAATACTTTAACCGTACTAAACGTGAGGAGTATACGCATAAAGGAGAGGAAATGTTCTTAAAAGAACTAGCCTCAAAAGACTTATCATTGAGTTCAATTGATATGCAAAAATTACTTGGAGCGTATAAAAAACAAAGTATTGAGAAATTAGATGAATTATATTATCAAATTGGGCGCGGACGCTTAGTTTCTAAGACGATTCTTGAGCGATATTTTGCGGATGGGAAAGAAGTTGATGATACAGAGTTAATTCAACAAATTAATGATGCAGCAAAAATCAAAGAAGAACATCGTAAAAAAGCAAAAAATCGTTTCGGAATTATTGTAGATGGGTTAGATAATGTTGATTTACGTATTGGTAAATGTTGTCATCCTGTTCCAGGTGATCCAATTGTTGGTTATATTACAAAAGGAAGCGGGATTACTATCCATCATGCTGAGTGTCATAATGCTAAAATAGATGGTCGTATTGTTCCAGTTGAATGGGATGATGAGCATTCAAATTCATTTAATGCTAAGATTAAAGTGACAGCCCTTGATCGTAAAAATGTGTTAGGCGATATCATTCAAAAATTAACGGTTATTAATGCAAATATTACAGAATTAAATGCATTGACTTCAAATGATACGATTATTATTAACTTATCGTTATCGGTTCGTAATATTGATCAATTAGTAAGTGTTGTGAATACGATTAAACGCGTCAAAGATGTCTTTAGTGTCGAGCGTATCATTCAATAG
- the spoVB gene encoding stage V sporulation protein B, with protein sequence MKKQSVAQGTFILVIAGLITKILGMVNRVIVTRLLGEDGIGIYMLIAPTLMLLTTFASIGLPIAIPTLISRANERQKKVLSVSLIIAMVSSLLVSILLFFIAKPLAIYLLKDERTYLPLISIGPLLFFVSLSTILKAYFQGEQNMFPSAISTLVEQIVRIVISILFINWSLPYGIIYGVVGTMWASIAGEFASILILLFLFFKHIHHNHYGATLKPIHLSPQNFKDVLAISLPATGSRLIGSFSHFLEPIIVVQCLFKIGYSSELSAKLYGAVSGFALPLVLMPSFITNAITQAIVPPISQAYASKRFDRIHSHLDNAFQLSFIPSGIYTVLLMLFPVELMNLLFDSSTGANYLIVMAPVFLLLYFQAPLTSTLQAIDEATQAMSTTLISSVIKIIMMIILLQIPSLNIYGLVIAVLFNVVFVTAWHYLLVRKHIAYHMNMRSVINAILIIAVTFMLGSYLKLAVVFSTDSFLNMIMISFIVGIAYLFLLFICGLFPTGKMADTLRSK encoded by the coding sequence ATGAAAAAACAAAGCGTAGCACAAGGAACATTTATTCTCGTTATAGCCGGTTTAATCACTAAAATCTTAGGTATGGTTAACCGAGTTATTGTCACACGACTACTTGGCGAAGACGGAATTGGAATTTACATGTTAATTGCACCTACCCTCATGCTTTTAACAACCTTCGCAAGCATAGGACTTCCAATTGCCATCCCAACATTAATTTCGAGAGCCAATGAACGTCAGAAAAAAGTCTTATCCGTCTCACTCATTATTGCAATGGTATCAAGTTTGCTAGTGAGTATCTTACTCTTCTTTATTGCCAAACCTTTAGCAATCTATTTACTGAAAGATGAACGAACTTATTTACCATTAATCTCAATTGGTCCACTACTCTTTTTCGTTTCTCTATCGACTATTTTAAAAGCATACTTCCAAGGGGAACAAAATATGTTCCCATCAGCTATTTCAACACTCGTTGAACAAATTGTTCGAATTGTCATCTCTATCTTATTTATTAACTGGTCATTACCTTATGGAATTATTTACGGTGTAGTAGGAACGATGTGGGCATCGATTGCCGGAGAATTTGCATCAATTTTAATTCTCTTATTCCTATTCTTCAAACATATCCATCATAATCATTACGGGGCTACCCTAAAGCCTATTCATTTAAGTCCACAAAATTTTAAAGATGTCTTGGCCATCTCTCTGCCTGCCACAGGTAGTCGCCTTATTGGTTCATTCTCCCACTTTCTAGAACCAATTATTGTGGTGCAATGCTTATTCAAGATTGGTTACAGTAGTGAACTCAGTGCAAAACTTTATGGTGCAGTTTCTGGGTTTGCTTTACCATTAGTTCTAATGCCATCATTTATTACTAATGCTATCACACAAGCCATTGTCCCACCTATTAGCCAAGCTTATGCTAGCAAACGATTTGATCGTATTCATTCACACCTAGACAATGCATTCCAACTCTCATTCATACCAAGTGGAATTTATACCGTCCTATTAATGCTATTTCCTGTTGAGCTCATGAATCTATTATTTGATTCTTCAACAGGAGCCAATTATTTAATTGTCATGGCACCAGTATTTCTATTACTTTATTTCCAAGCACCACTAACTTCTACTTTGCAAGCCATTGATGAGGCAACACAAGCCATGAGCACAACCTTAATCTCTTCAGTTATTAAAATTATTATGATGATTATTCTCCTTCAAATTCCAAGCCTCAATATTTACGGACTAGTCATTGCCGTATTATTTAACGTTGTTTTTGTTACTGCATGGCACTATTTGCTTGTTAGAAAACATATTGCTTATCATATGAATATGCGCTCAGTTATTAATGCCATTTTAATCATCGCTGTAACCTTTATGCTAGGATCCTATTTAAAATTAGCGGTTGTCTTTAGTACAGACTCCTTTTTAAATATGATTATGATTAGCTTTATTGTTGGAATCGCTTATTTATTCTTATTATTTATTTGTGGGCTATTTCCTACAGGAAAAATGGCAGACACCCTACGTTCCAAATAA
- the recJ gene encoding single-stranded-DNA-specific exonuclease RecJ, translated as MFKSRMNWKISDIFSEDYDSQTTVLNPAIEQLVLARQLATAESLDTFAKEETIHHDPFLFSEMSKIITRINEAIDQGEPILIYGDYDADGVTGTSILVRCLRELGALVDYYIPNRFYEGYGPNEDAFMQAIADGYQLVITVDNGIAGVDEAEILLEHGVDLIITDHHQVKETLPRAYAILHPELDENYPFHHLSGAGVALKVAEALLQEVIPEDFYAIAMLGTIGDVVPLIDENRSIVKRGLAALRKTEIEGLNAMMDLAGTEKSEATEVNVGFELCPRLNAPGRMDEAALSVECLIAEGEGEAKLIADQIESFNSERQKVTQKVLEEATKLVDAKTLAKKKVVILYSPHWHEGILGIVAGRLAKQWQKAVFVVTDDHEGYIKGSARAVEGYHLFELLNECQDLIERFGGHALAAGITFAPENLQALEDKMNELLQEVEVTPSLQVDLSLPLSDLNVSFVEQLSILAPFGEGNRPPVIELKNVYVKNVKPIGNKLQHLKFTLYQDKHSVDAIAFNQAPLAMYLTPDTLFSFVGEVKINEWNGNRSVQFHFIDVLCNEFQFIDLRNRQAYEQRKDQLQLATMYTNATEADELETLVINQLPNSKEELMTLITRKKPGNIVIAPLESNVTFAPREKFVIVYKVVKQHGPITLNHQMINYFMRLGISKNELLFILQVFFEVELVIIKNGSVFPTDSVTKRDLAEAPTYQSQKAKLEMLEFFELTTWSELKTTFKTAREEMTHES; from the coding sequence TTGTTTAAATCAAGAATGAATTGGAAAATATCTGACATATTTAGTGAGGACTATGACTCACAAACCACAGTGCTAAATCCTGCGATTGAGCAACTAGTGTTAGCACGTCAACTGGCTACGGCTGAGAGTTTGGATACATTTGCAAAAGAGGAAACCATTCATCATGATCCTTTTTTGTTTTCAGAAATGTCAAAAATTATTACGCGTATTAATGAGGCAATTGATCAAGGAGAGCCGATTTTAATTTATGGGGATTATGATGCAGATGGTGTAACAGGAACATCGATTTTAGTTCGTTGTTTACGTGAGCTTGGGGCCCTAGTTGATTATTATATTCCAAATCGCTTTTATGAAGGGTATGGACCGAATGAAGATGCGTTTATGCAGGCAATTGCTGATGGTTATCAGTTAGTCATCACCGTAGATAATGGGATTGCTGGAGTTGATGAGGCAGAAATTTTACTTGAACATGGGGTGGATTTGATTATTACGGATCATCACCAGGTAAAAGAAACACTTCCACGTGCCTACGCCATCTTACATCCAGAACTTGATGAAAATTATCCATTCCATCATTTATCAGGGGCAGGAGTCGCGTTAAAAGTCGCAGAAGCTTTATTACAAGAAGTGATTCCTGAAGATTTTTATGCCATTGCAATGCTTGGAACGATAGGGGATGTCGTTCCATTAATTGATGAAAATCGTTCGATTGTTAAACGCGGGCTAGCTGCTTTACGTAAAACAGAAATTGAAGGATTAAATGCAATGATGGACCTAGCTGGAACCGAAAAGTCTGAGGCAACAGAAGTTAATGTCGGTTTTGAACTATGTCCCCGTTTAAATGCTCCTGGTCGAATGGATGAGGCCGCTTTATCAGTCGAATGTTTAATTGCGGAAGGTGAAGGAGAGGCTAAACTCATTGCGGATCAAATTGAAAGTTTTAATAGCGAACGGCAAAAGGTAACACAAAAAGTGTTGGAGGAAGCAACAAAGTTAGTGGATGCGAAAACGTTAGCTAAGAAAAAAGTCGTTATTTTATATTCACCGCATTGGCATGAAGGTATTTTAGGAATTGTGGCAGGACGTTTAGCGAAGCAATGGCAAAAAGCTGTTTTTGTCGTCACAGATGATCATGAGGGATACATTAAAGGATCGGCTCGTGCGGTAGAAGGATATCACTTATTTGAACTATTGAATGAATGTCAAGATTTAATCGAACGTTTCGGTGGTCATGCTTTAGCAGCGGGGATTACGTTTGCTCCTGAAAATTTACAAGCCTTAGAAGACAAGATGAATGAATTATTACAAGAGGTTGAAGTGACGCCGAGTCTTCAAGTTGATCTAAGTTTACCATTATCGGATTTAAATGTTTCGTTTGTTGAACAGCTTTCAATACTAGCTCCATTTGGTGAAGGAAATCGTCCACCTGTTATTGAGCTTAAGAATGTTTATGTGAAAAATGTTAAACCAATTGGAAATAAGTTACAACATTTAAAATTTACGCTATATCAAGACAAACACTCAGTTGATGCAATAGCTTTCAATCAGGCCCCACTTGCTATGTATTTGACCCCTGATACGTTATTTAGTTTTGTGGGAGAGGTTAAAATAAATGAATGGAATGGAAATCGTAGTGTGCAATTTCATTTTATTGATGTTTTGTGCAATGAGTTTCAATTCATTGATCTTCGTAATCGACAAGCGTATGAACAACGAAAAGATCAACTTCAACTAGCAACGATGTATACAAATGCAACTGAGGCTGATGAGCTTGAGACATTGGTCATTAATCAGCTTCCAAATTCAAAAGAAGAGTTAATGACTTTGATTACAAGAAAGAAGCCAGGAAATATTGTAATAGCGCCACTTGAATCAAATGTCACGTTTGCTCCACGTGAGAAGTTTGTCATCGTATATAAAGTTGTGAAACAACATGGGCCTATTACGTTGAATCACCAAATGATTAATTATTTTATGCGTTTAGGGATTAGTAAAAATGAATTATTATTTATTTTACAGGTGTTTTTTGAAGTAGAACTTGTTATAATAAAGAATGGCTCTGTTTTTCCAACTGATAGTGTGACCAAGCGTGATTTAGCAGAAGCACCAACGTATCAATCTCAAAAGGCAAAACTTGAGATGCTTGAGTTTTTTGAGTTAACGACGTGGTCAGAATTAAAAACAACCTTTAAAACAGCTAGGGAGGAAATGACTCATGAATCTTAA
- the dtd gene encoding D-aminoacyl-tRNA deacylase, whose translation MRVVVQRARQAKVTVDGKVTGAIEHGLMLLVGLTHEDTVKDLEYCAKKVANLRIFEDEKGKMNLSIKEVGGSILSISQFTLYGETKKGNRPSFIEAARPEVAEPLYHQFNQILRETYDIQVETGIFGAMMDVSFTNNGPVTLIVES comes from the coding sequence ATGAGAGTCGTTGTTCAACGAGCAAGACAAGCAAAAGTAACGGTTGATGGTAAGGTAACAGGTGCTATTGAACACGGATTAATGCTATTAGTTGGGCTCACGCACGAAGATACAGTGAAAGATTTAGAGTATTGTGCGAAGAAAGTCGCTAATTTACGAATCTTTGAAGATGAAAAAGGAAAAATGAATTTATCAATCAAAGAGGTAGGCGGATCGATTCTTTCTATTTCTCAATTCACCTTATACGGGGAAACTAAAAAAGGGAATCGACCAAGTTTTATTGAGGCAGCACGTCCAGAGGTGGCAGAGCCTTTATACCATCAATTTAATCAAATTTTAAGAGAGACTTATGATATACAAGTAGAAACAGGAATATTTGGTGCAATGATGGATGTCTCATTTACAAATAATGGTCCTGTTACTTTAATCGTTGAATCTTAA
- a CDS encoding DUF421 domain-containing protein gives MGKKEIGQLTLLDLVVSVLMAEIAAMAIDNLNRPIHEVLLAIGLLGALQFTSAFITLRFKKVREIIDGKPSILIHQGRIDLDEMRRQRYTFDDLMLQLRANNISSIFEVEYAILESNGQLSSFKRDDMSFCPLPIITSGGLEKENLLKIQKTKEWVEEELEKQGIFEIKEVYYAAYDGKELHFLTRESLNMKEKKRH, from the coding sequence ATGGGAAAAAAGGAAATTGGTCAATTAACGTTGCTTGACTTAGTAGTTTCAGTATTAATGGCTGAAATTGCAGCTATGGCGATTGATAACTTAAACCGTCCTATTCATGAGGTATTGTTAGCCATTGGGTTACTTGGAGCCTTGCAGTTTACTTCAGCCTTTATTACCTTACGGTTTAAGAAAGTTCGTGAAATTATTGATGGAAAACCGTCTATTTTAATTCATCAAGGTCGAATTGATTTAGATGAGATGAGAAGACAGCGCTATACCTTTGACGATTTAATGCTACAATTGCGAGCTAATAATATTTCTTCTATTTTTGAAGTTGAATACGCCATTTTAGAGTCGAATGGTCAATTATCTTCCTTTAAACGAGATGATATGAGCTTCTGTCCATTACCTATTATTACATCTGGTGGTTTAGAAAAAGAAAATTTATTAAAAATTCAAAAAACGAAGGAATGGGTGGAAGAAGAATTAGAGAAACAGGGAATTTTTGAAATTAAAGAGGTTTATTATGCAGCGTATGATGGGAAAGAACTTCATTTTTTAACCCGTGAATCATTAAATATGAAAGAAAAAAAACGTCACTAG
- the hisS gene encoding histidine--tRNA ligase: MNFSKPKGTYDVLPKESARWQNVESLIREICSIFNYKEIRTPMFESTQLYHRSAGETSDVVSKETYDFKDRGDRSMTLRPEGTAGVVRSYIENKLYADQMVQKLFYIGPMFRYERQQKGRYRQHVQFGTEVFGSADPAIDAEVISLAVTLYQVLGLRNIKVKLNSLGDTQSRENYRAALLAHFEGHKEELCSDCQVRLEKNPLRVLDCKVDRNKEIMQNAPQMIDHLTDEDRAYFLNVQKYLKAMGIEYEYDATLVRGFDYYTHTIFEIQADIEGFGAQNTLCGGGRYNKLVSELGGPTVPAIGFGMGLERLLLALEAEGIQVAGEDAVDFFLIALGEDAKIFGSRLLFDLRSRGLACETDYLGKNLKGQFKQADRYNARYTAILGDEELKHGMINIKNNQTGTQETIPVGFIIDYIIQDQQRNHQHGGGCCGGHGHDEDHGCCGGHGHDDDHECCGGNGHGCGCQH, from the coding sequence ATGAATTTCAGTAAACCAAAAGGAACATACGATGTTCTACCTAAAGAAAGTGCACGTTGGCAAAATGTTGAAAGTTTAATTCGTGAAATCTGTTCAATTTTCAACTATAAAGAAATCCGTACACCAATGTTTGAAAGTACACAATTATATCACCGTTCTGCTGGTGAAACATCAGATGTTGTTTCAAAAGAAACATATGACTTCAAAGATCGTGGAGATCGTTCAATGACATTACGTCCGGAAGGAACAGCTGGAGTCGTGCGTAGTTACATTGAAAATAAATTATATGCAGATCAAATGGTTCAAAAATTATTCTATATTGGACCAATGTTCCGTTATGAGCGTCAACAAAAAGGGCGTTATCGTCAACACGTTCAATTCGGGACAGAAGTATTTGGAAGTGCAGATCCTGCTATCGATGCAGAAGTTATCTCATTAGCTGTTACGTTATATCAAGTTTTAGGACTTCGTAACATTAAAGTTAAATTAAACTCATTAGGGGATACACAAAGTCGTGAAAACTATCGTGCAGCCTTACTTGCACACTTCGAAGGGCATAAAGAAGAGTTATGTTCAGATTGCCAAGTGCGTTTAGAAAAAAATCCATTACGCGTGTTAGATTGTAAAGTTGACCGCAATAAAGAGATTATGCAAAACGCTCCTCAAATGATTGATCACCTAACAGACGAAGATCGTGCATACTTCTTAAATGTTCAAAAATATTTAAAAGCAATGGGAATCGAATATGAATATGATGCGACATTAGTTCGTGGATTTGATTACTATACACATACAATCTTTGAAATCCAAGCAGACATTGAAGGATTTGGAGCTCAAAACACATTATGTGGTGGAGGGCGTTATAACAAGTTAGTGTCTGAATTAGGTGGACCAACAGTTCCAGCTATCGGATTCGGTATGGGACTTGAACGTTTATTATTAGCATTAGAAGCTGAAGGAATTCAAGTTGCTGGAGAAGATGCTGTGGACTTCTTCTTAATCGCATTAGGAGAAGATGCTAAGATCTTTGGATCACGTTTATTATTTGATTTACGTTCACGCGGATTAGCCTGTGAAACGGACTATTTAGGGAAAAACTTAAAAGGTCAATTTAAACAAGCAGATCGCTACAATGCTCGTTATACAGCAATTCTTGGAGATGAAGAATTAAAACACGGCATGATTAATATTAAAAATAATCAAACAGGAACTCAAGAAACCATTCCAGTTGGATTTATTATTGACTACATTATTCAAGACCAACAGCGTAATCACCAACATGGTGGAGGATGCTGTGGTGGTCATGGACACGATGAAGACCATGGATGCTGCGGTGGACATGGACATGATGATGACCATGAATGCTGTGGAGGAAATGGACACGGCTGTGGATGCCAACATTAA